A window of the Macaca nemestrina isolate mMacNem1 chromosome X, mMacNem.hap1, whole genome shotgun sequence genome harbors these coding sequences:
- the LOC105476652 gene encoding mediator of RNA polymerase II transcription subunit 12 isoform X5, with the protein MAAFGILSYEHRPLKRPRLGPPDVYPQDPKQKEDELTALNVKQGFNNQPAVSGDEHGSAKNVSFNPAKISSNFSSIIAEKLRCNTLPDTGRRKPQVNQKDNFWLVTARSQSAINTWFTDLAGTKPLTQLAKKVPIFSKKEEVFGYLAKYTVPVMRAAWLIKMTCAYYAAISETKVKKRHVDPFMEWTQIITKYLWEQLQKMAEYYRPGPAGGGGCGSTIGPLPHDVEVAIRQWDYTEKLAMFMFQDGMLDRHEFLTWVLECFEKIRPGEDELLKLLLPLLLRYSGEFVQSAYLSRRLAYFCTRRLALQLDGVSSHSSHVISAQSTSSLPTTPAPQPPTSSTPSTPFSDLLMCPQHRPLVFGLSCILQTILLCCPSALVWHYSLTDSRIKTGSPLDHLPIAPSNLPMPEGNSAFTQQVRAKLREIEQQIKERGQAVEVRWSFDKCQEATAGFTIGRVLHTLEVLDSHSFERSDFSNSLDSLCNRIFGLGPSKDGHEISSDDDAVVSLLCEWAVSCKRSGRHRAMVVAKLLEKRQAEIEAERCGESEAADEKGSIASGSLSAPSAPIFQDVLLQFLDTQAPMLTDPRSESERVEFFNLVLLFCELIRHDVFSHNMYTCTLISRGDLAFGAPGPRPPSPFDDPADDPEHKEAEGSSSSKLEDPGLSESMDIDPSSSVLFEDMEKPDFSLFSPTMPCEGKGSPSPEKPDVEKEVKPPPKEKIEGTLGVLYDQPRHVQYATHFPIPQEESCSHECNQRLVVLFGVGKQRDDARHAIKKITKDILKVLNRKGTAETDQLAPIVPLNPGDLTFLGGEDGQKRRRNRPEAFPTAEDIFAKFQHLSHYDQHQVTAQVSRNVLEQITSFALGMSYHLPLVQHVQFIFDLMEYSLSISGLIDFAIQLLNELSVVEAELLLKSSDLVGSYTTSLCLCIVAVLRHYHACLILNQDQMAQVFEGLCGVVKHGMNRSDGSSAERCILAYLYDLYTSCSHLKNKFGELFSDFCSKVKNTIYCNVEPSESNMRWAPEFMIDTLENPAAHTFTYTGLGKSLSENPANRYSFVCNALMHVCVGHHDPDRVNDIAILCAELTGYCKSLSAEWLGVLKALCCSSNNGTCGFNDLLCNVDVSDLSFHDSLATFVAILIARQCLLLEDLIRCAAIPSLLNAACSEQDSEPGARLTCRILLHLFKTPQLNPCQSDGNKPTVGIRSSCDRHLLAASQNRIVDGAVFAVLKAVFVLGDAELKGSGFTVTGGTEELPEEEGGGGSGGRRQGGRNISVETASLDVYAKYVLRSICQQEWVGERCLKSLCEDSNDLQDPVLSSAQAQRLMQLICYPHRLLDNEDGENPQRQRIKRILQNLDQWTMRQSSLELQLMIKQTPNNEMNSLLENIAKATIEVFQQSAETGSSSGSTASNMPSSSKTKPVLSSLERSGVWLVAPLIAKLPTSVQGHVLKAAGEELEKGQHLGSSSRKERDRQKQKSMSLLSQQPFLSLVLTCLKGQDEQREGLLTSLYSQVHQIVNNWRDDQYLDDCKPKQLMHEALKLRLNLVGGMFDTVQRSTQQTTEWAMLLLEIIISGTVDMQSNNELFTTVLDMLSVLINGTLAADMSSISQGSMEENKRAYMNLAKKLQKELGERQSDSLEKVRQLLPLPKQTRDVITCEPQGSLIDTKGNKIAGFDSIFKKEGLQVSTKQKISPWDLFEGLKPSAPLSWGWFGTVRVDRRVARGEEQQRLLLYHTHLRPRPRAYYLEPLPLPPEDEEPPAPTLLEPEKKAPEPPKTDKPGAAPPSTEERKKKSTKGKKRSQPAAKTEDYGMGPGRSGPYGVTVPPDLLHHPNPGSITHLNYRQGSIGLYTQNQPLPAGGPRVDPYRPVRLPMQKLPTRPTYPGVLPTTMTGVMGLEPSSYKTSVYRQQQPAVPQGQRLRQQLQQSQGMLGQSSVHQMTPSSSYGLQTSQGYTPYVSHVGLQQHTGPAGTMVPPSYSSQPYQSTHPSTNPTLVDPTRHLQQRPSGYVHQQAPTYGHGLTSTQRFSHQTLQQTPMISTMTPMSAQGVQAGVRSTAILPEQQQQQQQQQQQQQQQQQQQQQQQQQQYHIRQQQQQQILRQQQQQQQQQQQQQQQQQQQQQQQQQQQHQQQQQQQAAPPQPQPQSQPQFQRQGLQQTQQQQQTAALVRQLQQQLSNTQPQPSTNIFGRY; encoded by the exons ATGGCGGCCTTCGGGATCTTGAGCTACGAACACCGGCCCCTGAAGCGGCCGCGGCTGGGGCCTCCCGATGTTTACCCTCAGGACCCCAAACAGAAGGAG GATGAACTGACGGCCTTGAATGTAAAACAAGGTTTCAATAACCAGCCTGCTGTCTCTGGGGATGAACATGGCAGTGCCAAGAACGTCAGCTTCAATCCTGCCAAG ATCAGTTCCAACTTCAGCAGCATTATTGCAGAGAAGTTACGTTGTAATACCCTCCCTGACACTGGTCGCAGGAAGCCCCAAGTGAACCAGAAGGACAACTTCTGGCTGGTGACTGCACGATCCCAGAGTGCCATTAATACTTGGTTCACTGACTTGGCTGGCACCAAGCCACTCACGCAACTAGCCAAAAAG GTCCCCATTTTCAGTAAGAAGGAAGAAGTGTTTGGGTACTTAGCCAAATACACAGTGCCTGTGATGCGGGCTGCCTGGCTCATTAAGATGACCTGTGCCTACTATGCAGCAATCTCTGAGACCAAGGTTAAGAAGAGACATGTTGACCCTTTCATGG AATGGACTCAGATCATCACCAAGTACTTATGGGAGCAGTTACAGAAGATGGCTGAATACTACCGGCCAGGGCCTGCAGGAGGTGGGGGCTGTGGTTCCACGATAGGGCCCTTGCCGCATGATGTAGAGGTGGCAATCCGGCAGTGGGATTACACTGAGAAGCTGGCCATGTTCATGTTTCAG GATGGAATGCTGGACAGACATGAGTTCCTGACCTGGGTGCTTGAGTGTTTTGAGAAGATCCGCCCTGGAGAAGATGAATTGCTTAAACTGCTCCTGCCCCTGCTTCTCCGA TACTCTGGGGAATTTGTTCAGTCTGCGTACCTGTCCCGCCGCCTTGCCTACTTTTGTACACGGAGACTGGCCCTGCAGCTAGATGGTGTGAGCAGTCACTCATCTCATGTTATATCTGCTCAGTCAACAAGCTCGCTACCCACCACCCCTGCTCCTCAGCCCCCAACTAGCAGCACCCCCTCGACTCCCTTTAGTGACCTGCTTATGTGCCCTCAGCACCGGCCCCTGGTTTTTGGCCTCAGCTGTATCCTACAG ACCATCCTCCTGTGTTGTCCTAGTGCCTTGGTTTGGCACTACTCACTGACTGATAGCAGAATTAAGACCGGCTCACCACTTGACCACTTGCCTATTGCCCCCTCCAACCTGCCCATGCCAGAGGGTAACAGTGCCTTCACTCAGCAG GTCCGTGCAAAGTTGCGGGAGATCGAGCAGCAGATCAAGGAGCGGGGACAGGCAGTTGAAGTTCGCTGGTCTTTCGATAAATGCCAGGAAGCTACTGCAG GCTTCACCATTGGACGGGTGCTTCATACTTTGGAAGTGCTGGATAGCCATAGTTTTGAGCGCTCTGACTTCAGCAACTCTCTTGACTCACTTTGTAACCGAATCTTTGGATTGGGGCCTAGCAAGGATGGGCATGAG ATCTCCTCAGATGATGATGCTGTGGTGTCATTGCTATGTGAATGGGCTGTCAGCTGCAAGCGTTCTGGTCGGCATCGTGCTATGGTGGTAGCCAAGCTCCTGGAGAAGAGACAGGCGGAGATTGAGGCTGAG CGTTGTGGAGAATCAGAAGCCGCAGATGAGAAGGGTTCCATCGCCTCTGGCTCCCTTTCTGCTCCTAGTGCTCCCATTTTCCAGGATGTCCTCCTGCAGTTTCTGGATACACAGGCTCCCATGCTGA CGGACCCCCGAAGTGAGAGTGAGCGGGTGGAATTCTTTAACTTAGTACTGCTGTTCTGTGAACTGATTCGACATGATGTTTTCTCCCACAACATGTATACTTGCACTCTCATCTCCCGAGGGGACCTTGCCTTTGGAGCCCCTGGTCCCCGGCCTCCCTCTCCCTTTGATGATCCTGCCGATGACCCAGAGCACAAGGAGGCtgaaggcagcagcagcagcaagctGGAG GATCCAGGGCTTTCAGAATCTATGGACATTGACCCTAGTTCCAGTGTGCTCTTTGAGGACATGGAGAAGCCTGATTTCTCA TTGTTCTCCCCTACTATGCCCTGTGAGGGGAAGGGCAGTCCATCCCCAGAGAAGCCAGATGTCGAGAAGGAGGTGAAGCCCCCACCCAAGGAGAAGATCGAAGGGACCCTTGGGGTTCTTTACGACCAGCCACGACACGTGCAGTATGCCACCCACTTTCCCATCCCCCAG GAGGAGTCATGCAGCCATGAGTGCAACCAGCGGTTGGTCGTACTGTTTGGGGTGGGAAAGCAGCGAGATGATGCCCGCCATGCCATCAAGAAAATCACCAAGGATATCCTGAAGGTTCTGAACCGCAAAGGGACAGCAGAAACTG ACCAGCTTGCTCCTATTGTGCCTCTGAATCCTGGAGACCTGACATTCTTAG GTGGGGAGGATGGGCAGAAGCGGCGACGCAACCGGCCTGAAGCCTTCCCCACTGCTGAAGATATCTTTGCTAAGTTCCAGCACCTTTCACATTATGACCAACACCAGGTCACGGCTCAG GTCTCCCGGAATGTTCTGGAGCAGATCACGAGCTTTGCCCTTGGCATGTCATACCACTTGCCTCTGGTGCAGCATGTGCAGTTCATCTTCGACCTCATGGAATATTCACTCAGCATCAGTGGCCTCATCGACTTTGCCATTCAG CTGCTGAATGAACTGAGTGTAGTTGAGGCTGAGCTGCTTCTCAAATCCTCGGATCTGGTGGGCAGCTACACTACTAGCCTGTGCCTGTGCATCGTGGCTGTCCTGCGGCACTATCATGCCTGCCTCATCCTCAACCAGGACCAGATGGCACAGGTCTTTGAGGG GCTGTGTGGTGTTGTGAAGCATGGGATGAACCGGTCCGATGGCTCCTCTGCAGAGCGCTGTATCCTTGCTTATCTCTATGATCTGTACACCTCCTGTAGCCatttaaagaacaaatttggGGAGCTCTTCAG CGACTTTTGCTCAAAGGTGAAGAACACCATCTACTGCAACGTGGAGCCATCGGAATCAAATATGCGCTGGGCACCTGAGTTCATGATTGACACTCTAGAGAACCCTGCAGCTCACACCTTCACCTACACAGGGCTAGGCAAGAGTCTTAGTGAGAACCCTGCTAACCGCTACAGCTTTGTCTGCAATGCCCTTATGCACGTCTGTGTGGGGCACCATGATCCCGATAG GGTGAATGACATCGCAATCCTGTGTGCAGAGCTGACCGGCTATTGCAAGTCACTGAGTGCAGAATGGCTAGGAGTGCTTAAGGCCTTGTGCTGCTCCTCTAACAATGGCACTTGTGGTTTCAACGACCTCCTCTGCAATGTAGAT GTCAGTGACCTGTCTTTTCATGACTCGTTGGCTACTTTTGTTGCCATCCTCATCGCTCGGCAGTGTTTGCTCCTGGAAGATCTGATTCGCTGTGCTGCCATCCCTTCACTCCTTAATGCTG CTTGTAGTGAACAGGACTCTGAGCCAGGGGCCCGGCTTACCTGCCGCATCCTCCTTCACCTTTTCAAGACACCGCAGCTCAATCCTTGCCAGTCTGATGGAA ACAAGCCTACAGTAGGAATCCGCTCCTCCTGTGACCGCCACCTGCTGGCTGCCTCCCAGAACCGCATCGTGGATGGAGCTGTGTTTGCTGTTCTCAAGGCTGTGTTTGTACTTG GGGATGCGGAACTGAAAGGTTCAGGCTTCACTGTGACAGGAGGAACAGAAGAACTtccagaggaggagggaggaggtggcaGTGGTGGTCGGAGGCAGGGTGGCCGCAACATCTCTGTGGAGACAGCCAGTCTGGATGTCTATGCCAAGTACGTGCTGCGCAGCATCTGCCAACAG GAATGGGTAGGAGAACGTTGCCTTAAGTCGCTGTGTGAGGACAGCAATGACCTGCAAGACCCAGTGTTGAGTAGTGCCCAGGCGCAGCGCCTCATGCAGCTCATCTGCTACCCACATCGACTGCTGGACAATGAGGATGGGGAAAACCCCCAGCGGCAGCGCATAAAGCGCATTCTCCAG AACTTGGACCAGTGGACCATGCGCCAGTCTTCCCTGGAGCTGCAGCTCATGATCAAGCAGACCCCTAACAAT GAGATGAACTCCCTCTTGGAGAACATTGCCAAGGCCACAATCGAGGTTTTCCAACAGTCAGCAGAGACAGGGTCATCTTCTGGAAGTACTGCAAGCAACATGCCCAGCAGCAGCAAGACCAAGCCTGTGCTCAG CTCTCTAGAGCGCTCTGGTGTATGGCTGGTGGCCCCCCTCATTGCTAAACTGCCCACCTCAGTCCAGGGACATGTGTTAAAGGCTGCTGGGGAGGAATTGGAGAAGGGTCAGCACCTGGGTTCCTCTTCACGCAAAGAACGTGATCGACAAAAGCAGAAGAG CATGTCCCTGTTGAGCCAGCAGCCCTTCTTATCACTGGTACTAACATGTCTGAAAGGGCAGGATGAACAACGCGAGGGACTCCTTACCTCCCTCTACAGCCAGGTGCACCAG ATTGTGAATAATTGGCGAGATGACCAGTACTTAGATGATTGCAAACCAAAGCAGCTTATGCATGAGGCACTCAAACTGCGGCTCAACCTG GTTGGGGGCATGTTTGACACGGTGCAGCGCAGCACCCAGCAGACCACGGAGTGGGCCATGCTCCTCCTGGAGATCATCATCAGCGGCACTGTCGACATGCAGTCCAACAA TGAGCTCTTCACTACTGTGTTGGACATGCTGAGCGTGCTCATCAATGGGACATTGGCTGCAGACATGTCTAGCATCTCCCAAGGTAGCATGGAGGAAAACAAGCGTGCATACATGAACCTGGCAAAGAAGCTACAG AAGGAGTTGGGGGAACGCCAGTCAGACAGTCTGGAAAAGGTTCGCCAGCTGCTGCCACTGCCCAAGCAGACCCGAGATGTCATCACGTGTGAGCCACAGGGCTCCCTTATTGATACCAAGGGCAACAAGATTGCTGGCTTCGATTCCATCTTCAAGAAGGAG GGTCTACAGGTTTCCACCAAACAGAAGATCTCGCCCTGGGATCTTTTTGAGGGGTTGAAGCCGTCAGCACCGCTGTCTTGGGGCTGGTTTGGAACAGTGCGGGTGGACCGGCGAGTGGCTCGAGGAGAGGAGCAGCAGCGGTTGCTGCTCTACCACACACACCTGAGGCCCCGGCCCCGCGCCTATTACCTGGAGCCGCTGCCACTGCCCCCAGAAGATGAGGAGCCCCCTGCTCCTACCCTGCTAGAGCCTGAGAAAAAGGCTCCAGAGCCCCCCAAAACTGACAAACCGGGGGCTGCTCCACCCAGTACTGAGGAACGCAAGAAGAAGTCCACCAAGGGCAAGAAACGCAGCCAGCCAGCTGCCAAGACAGAG GACTATGGAATGGGCCCGGGTCGGAGCGGCCCTTATGGTGTGACAGTGCCTCCAGACCTCCTGCACCACCCAAACCCTGGTTCCATAACCCACCTTAATTACAGGCAAGGCTCCATAGGCCTGTACACCCAGAACCAGCCACTACCTGCAG GTGGCCCTCGTGTGGACCCGTACCGCCCTGTGCGCTTACCAATGCAGAAGCTGCCCACCCGACCGACTTACCCTGGAGTGCTGCCCACAACCATGACTGGCGTCATGGGCCTAGAACCCTCCTCTTATAAGACCTCTGTGTACCGGCAGCAGCAACCTGCGGTGCCCCAAGGACAGCGCCTTCGCCAACAGCTCCAG cAGAGTCAGGGCATGTTGGGACAGTCATCTGTCCATCAGATGACTCCCAGCTCTTCCTACGGTTTGCAGACTTCCCAG ggCTATACTCCTTATGTTTCTCATGTGGGATTGCAGCAACACACAGGCCCTGCAGGTACCATGGTGCCCCCCAGCTACTCCAGCCAGCCTTACCAGAGCACCCACCCTTCTACCAATCCTACTCTTGTAGATCCTACCCGCCACCTGCAACAGCGGCCCAGTGGCTATGTGCACCAGCAGGCCCCCACCTATGGACATGGACTGACCTCCACTCAAAG GTTTTCACACCAGACACTGCAGCAGACACCCATGATAAGTACCATGACTCCAATGAGTGCCCAGGGCGTCCAGGCAGGCGTCCGCTCAACAGCCATCCTACCtgagcagcaacagcagcagcaacagcagcaacagcaacagcagcagcagcaacaacagcaacagcaacagcagcagcagcagtaccACAtccggcagcagcagcagcagcagatcCTGCGG cagcagcagcagcagcaacagcagcagcagcagcagcaacagcaacagcaacagcagcagcagcaacagcaacaacagcaacaccagcagcaacagcagcaacaggcggctcctccccaaccccagccccagtCCCAGCCCCAG TTCCAGCGCCAGGGGCTTCAGCAGACCCAGCAGCAGCAACAGACAGCAGCTTTGGTCCGGCAACTTCAACAACAGCTCTCCA ATACCCAGCCACAGCCCAGTACCAACATATTTGGACGCTACTGA